GTCCGTCGCGACGCAATGGGGGCAAGATCCCCCGGCGCCGGGCCGAGGCAAGTGGCACCGACACCGTTGAACGGTCGCTCACCGGTGTCGAGTCCTCGAGGACGGTGATTTCGATACCGCCCACGATGTCGGTGATCAGGTTGTAGACCACCACGCCGAGAGTCATGAACCCGGTCATGAAGATCATCCCGAGGATGGCGAGTAGGAGCACGATCCGGAAGTAGACGGCGCCCTGCAGGTTGAGGCCATTCTCCAGGCCGATGAGAAGAGCCATCTCGTTGATCCGCTCCGGTATGCCGGCGTTGACGAAGATCGCCCAGAACACGACCGCTCCGAGGACGAACACCACGGCCATGACCGCGTTGAACACCAGAGCGACCTTGAGGACCGACCAGGGGTCGATCTTTCTGATGACGCGCCGTACGCGGTGGACGGGCATGGTGTAGATCTCCGCTCGTTACTCGCCACCGGAACGATACCGGTCGTCCCGTACTTGATCGGGCGTCTCGGCCCCTCACCCAGGCTGGCTCAGTCGCCATTCTCCTGGGGAACCAACGCGAACGCCGACACCTCGCCGCCGTCGCTCAGGTTCATCACCTTGACTCCGGAAGCGTCACGCTTCTGTCTGCTGATCGTGTCGACGGCGGTTCGGATGACCACGCCGTTGCTCGAGGTGACGAAGATCTCCGATCCGGTACCCACGGCCCGTGCAGCTACCAGACGACCCCGCACCCTGGTGAGCTTCATCGCCTTGAGTCCCAGCCCACCCCTCAGCTGGCGTCGGAACTCGCTGACCTTGGTGCGCTTGCCGTATCCGCCGCTGGTGAGCATGAGGATGTCCGCACCTTCTTCGTTGCTCGCGGCCGAAACCACCCGGTCGCCCTCGCGCAGCCGGATGCCGTGCACCCCCATCGTGTCGCGGCCCATCGGGCGGATCTCGCTCTCCTTGAACCGGATGCCCTGGCCCATCTCGGTGAACAGCATCAGGTCGTGCTCGCCCATGGTGGTGCGGACGGCCACAACCTCATCACCCTCCTGGAGCTTGATGGCGATGAGTGTGCTGTTGCGGCTGTCGTACTCCCTGAACTTCGTCTTCTTGACCTGTCCCAGGCGGGTGGCGATCACCATGTACTTCGACGTCTCGTAGTCCCTGGTGTCGACGACCGCCTCGATGCGTTCGTCGGGCTCGAGAGGGAGCACCGATTGAGCAAGCACACCCTTGGCGGTTCGATCCTTGCGAGGCAACTCGTGGGCCTTGATGCGATACACCTTGCCCCGGTTGGTGAAGAAGAGCAGAAACGCATGTGCTGTGGTGTGCACCAGGTGCGTCGTGACATCGTCCTCGCGTAGGTTCTCCGCCTTGACCCCACGCCCGCCGCGGCCCTGGGGGCGATAGACACTGGCGTTGACCGCCTTGACGTACCCGTTGGCGGTGACGCTCACCACGATCTCCTCGTCGGCGATCAGGTCCTCCAGCGACAGGTCTCCCTCATCGGGGATGATCCGGGACCGCCGCTTGTCCGCGTACTTCTCGCGGACCTCCTCGAGTTCGGTGGCGATCAGCTTGCGTCGTCGAGCCGGACTCTTGAGGAGGGCTTCGAGATCGGCGATCGTCTTCATGAGCTGATCGTGTTCCTCGCGCAGCTTGCCCGTCTCGAGCGCGGTGAGCCGCCGTAGCGGCATGTCGAGGATGTGGGTGGTCTGCACCTCGCTGAGCTCGAAGCGCTTCATCAGCGTGGTCTTGGCCTCGTCGCTATCGGCCGAGCCCCGGATGATCGCCACGACCTCGTCGATGTTGTCCAGGGCGATGAGCAGGCCCTCGACGATGTGCGTCCTGGCCTTGGCCTTGTCGAGGCGGAACCGGGTGCGCCGCTCGATCACCTCCATCTGGTGATCGATGTAGTAGCCGATCAGCTCGGCCACGTTGAGAGTGCGGGGAACACCGTCGACCAGGGCCACGGTGTTCACCCCGAAGGTCTCCTGCAGTTGGGTGAGCTTGTAGAGCTGGTTGAGGACGACCTGGGGATTGGCGTCCCGCTTGAGTTCGACCACCATCCGGGTACCGTTGCGGTCGCTTTCGTCCCGCAGCTCGGCGATGCCGGTGATCTTCTTCTCCCGGACCAGCTCGGCGATCCGCTCCATGATTCGGTCACGCGACACCTGATAGGGAATCTCGGTGACGACGATGCCGACCCGACCCTTGCGGATCTCCTCCACCTCGGCCACGGCCCGCATTTTCACTGAACCGCGCCCGGTGAGCAGGGCATCGCGCACGCCCTTGTTGCCGAGGATGTAGGCCCCGGTCGGGAAGTCAGGACCCTTGACGAACTGGAGCAGGTCCTCGGCGGTGGCTTCGGGGTTGTCGAGCACATGGATGGTGGCGTCGACCACCTCTCCCAAATTGTGCGGCGGGATGTTGGTTGCCATGCCCACGGCGATCCCGGTGGAACCGTTGACCAGCAGATTGGGGAACCGGGCGGGAAGCACCGAGGGCTCCTGGCGCTCGCCGGAATAGTTGTCCACGAAGTCGACGGTCTCCTCGTCGATGCCGTCGAGCAGGTTCATGGCGAGCGTCGCCAGGCGGGCCTCGGTGTAACGCATGGCTGCGGGCGGATCGTCTACCGAACCGAAGTTCCCCTGCGGGTCGATGAGCGGGTACCGGCTGGAGAAGTGCTGCCCGAGCCGGACCATGGCGTCGTAGATGGCGTCGTTGGAGTGGGGATGGAACCAACCCATCACGTCACCCACGACGCGAGCGCTCTTGCGATACGGGCTCCCCGGGCGG
Above is a genomic segment from Acidimicrobiia bacterium containing:
- a CDS encoding DUF3566 domain-containing protein encodes the protein MPVHRVRRVIRKIDPWSVLKVALVFNAVMAVVFVLGAVVFWAIFVNAGIPERINEMALLIGLENGLNLQGAVYFRIVLLLAILGMIFMTGFMTLGVVVYNLITDIVGGIEITVLEDSTPVSDRSTVSVPLASARRRGILPPLRRDGPEKAGGPPAMSPGRPEPTVPPEDEADATSAEE
- the gyrA gene encoding DNA gyrase subunit A; the encoded protein is MTDGRDDSARVELIDIEQEVKASFLEYAMSVIVSRALPDARDGLKPVHRRILFSMYDAGIRPGSPYRKSARVVGDVMGWFHPHSNDAIYDAMVRLGQHFSSRYPLIDPQGNFGSVDDPPAAMRYTEARLATLAMNLLDGIDEETVDFVDNYSGERQEPSVLPARFPNLLVNGSTGIAVGMATNIPPHNLGEVVDATIHVLDNPEATAEDLLQFVKGPDFPTGAYILGNKGVRDALLTGRGSVKMRAVAEVEEIRKGRVGIVVTEIPYQVSRDRIMERIAELVREKKITGIAELRDESDRNGTRMVVELKRDANPQVVLNQLYKLTQLQETFGVNTVALVDGVPRTLNVAELIGYYIDHQMEVIERRTRFRLDKAKARTHIVEGLLIALDNIDEVVAIIRGSADSDEAKTTLMKRFELSEVQTTHILDMPLRRLTALETGKLREEHDQLMKTIADLEALLKSPARRRKLIATELEEVREKYADKRRSRIIPDEGDLSLEDLIADEEIVVSVTANGYVKAVNASVYRPQGRGGRGVKAENLREDDVTTHLVHTTAHAFLLFFTNRGKVYRIKAHELPRKDRTAKGVLAQSVLPLEPDERIEAVVDTRDYETSKYMVIATRLGQVKKTKFREYDSRNSTLIAIKLQEGDEVVAVRTTMGEHDLMLFTEMGQGIRFKESEIRPMGRDTMGVHGIRLREGDRVVSAASNEEGADILMLTSGGYGKRTKVSEFRRQLRGGLGLKAMKLTRVRGRLVAARAVGTGSEIFVTSSNGVVIRTAVDTISRQKRDASGVKVMNLSDGGEVSAFALVPQENGD